A stretch of the Marmota flaviventris isolate mMarFla1 chromosome 12, mMarFla1.hap1, whole genome shotgun sequence genome encodes the following:
- the Znf438 gene encoding zinc finger protein 438 isoform X5 codes for MQNPLSVPPKDQGDDSMSTSPVEKYLTPQMLDSPGKTVCTGESNNPSGTIQSGKSLQNKSQFRTIAPKIVPKVLTSRVLPCHSPSLSDQGNLGPAIKPLGMPAQNYALMQVAGQEGTFSLVALPHVASPQPVQKPRMPENLKLPIPRYQPPRSNKGSRKKPILSPPESGCSKSPAQTQMCPQMSPPAPAQPEFPHKPSPCKQLPSLDKAPASINTAILTSGSGHGDSRSPVINNHGDVTPPATPVFSTPGELSAKQSFPKISERVNFTSKKIPSKPSPIAGEKLKEQVDHAKAITNLSPAILGSTVQLISSVPRGKLPILPYSRKKTEEVCKIESDANTADFSLPGHGSDCDKRFSTTEGFNAATKMVSKMPVPQVSKQSLCESAFCPVTKLDLNHKTKLNGGAAKRRGRKRKIPDEILTFQGKRRKCILNKCRDSKERAKTDPQESRDQKPGVLKKYRNIMPKPVIVVSALAPLASPAAVLPSQTPSSLGQDTLLNNSKYLSCKQNDNPSSKPSSVFRNGFSGIKKPWHRCHVCNHHFQFKQHLRDHMNTHTNKRPYSCRICRKAYVRSGSLSTHMRLHHSENRLKKLVCCEFCAKVFGHIRVYFGHLKEVHRVVISTEPSPSEPQQGAMPKNRDRDASMQAMEGPLERENKSSLEEDFLLNQADEVKLQIKCGRCQITAQSFAEIKFHLLYVHGEEIQGRLQEGILPGTKGAQEALVKHAAPDWKQHPERRRQVKACSSEEEFRAFPKLKRPLYLHHQNGVEILMENEGGQPGANEPREQQPQVPECPSPHAILLWSHSGFNCLLCAQTLGRKEELFLHWEHRHNCEDPSKLWAILSTFSNQGVIELSSKTGK; via the exons ATGCAGAATCCTCTATCAGTACCACCCAAAGATCAAG GAGATGATTCCATGTCTACCAGTCCTGTTGAGAAATACCTAACTCCACAAATGCTGGACTCTCCTGGAAAGACAGTCTGCACAG GCGAATCAAACAACCCTTCTGGAACAATACAGAGTGGGAAAAGTTTGCAGAATAAGAGTCAGTTTAGGACCATTGCACCAAAAATTGTGCCCAAAGTCCTAACATCCAGAGTGCTGCCATGTCATTCACCATCACTCTCCGATCAGGGGAATCTGGGGCCCGCCATCAAGCCATTGGGAATGCCTGCCCAGAACTATGCTCTGATGCAGGTTGCTGGCCAGGAGGGAACATTTTCTCTTGTTGCTTTGCCACATGTTGCCTCACCTCAGCCAGTTCAGAAACCTAGAATGCCTGAAAATCTTAAACTGCCTATTCCCCGATATCAACCCCCAAGAAGTAACAAAGGATCAAGAAAGAAACCCATCCTGAGCCCTCCCGAGAGTGGCTGTAGCAAATCTCCTGCCCAAACCCAGATGTGTCCTCAGATGTCTCCTCCTGCACCTGCCCAGCCTGAATTTCCACATAAACCCAGTCCATGTAAGCAGCTTCCATCACTAGACAAAGCCCCAGCCAGCATCAACACAGCTATACTGACAAGTGGCAGTGGCCATGGAGACTCGAGATCTCCAGTGATCAACAACCATGGAGATGTGACCCCTCCTGCCACCCCTGTATTCTCTACACCAGGGGAGCTCTCAGCCAAGCAGAGCTTCCCAAAGATTTCAGAGAGAGTAAACTTTACAAGCAAGAAAATACCCAGTAAACCTTCTCCTATTGCCggtgaaaaactgaaagaacAAGTTGATCATGCAAAAGCCATAACCAATTTATCACCAGCCATTTTGGGCAGTACAGTTCAATTGATCTCTTCAGTCCCCAGGGGAAAGCTGCCAATCTTACCCTACtctagaaagaaaacagaagaggttTGCAAAATTGAATCTGATGCCAATACTGCAGATTTCTCTTTACCTGGGCATGGGTCAGACTGTGATAAGAGATTCTCCACCACTGAAGGCTTTAATGCAGCCACCAAAATGGTCAGTAAGATGCCTGTTCCACAAGTGTCAAAGCAGAGTCTTTGTGAAAGTGCCTTTTGTCCAGTTACCAAACTAGATCTCaaccacaaaacaaaattgaACGGTGGGGCagcaaagagaagaggaagaaaacgAAAGATACCAGATGAAATTTTGACATTtcaaggaaaaaggagaaaatgcattCTTAATAAATGTAGAGATAGTAAAGAAAGGGCAAAAACTGATCCCCAAGAATCCAGAGACCAAAAACCTGGGGTCCTGAAAAAATACCGTAACATTATGCCTAAACCTGTAATTGTTGTGTCTGCTTTGGCTCCCCTAGCTTCTCCTGCAGCTGTGCTACCATCCCAAACACCCAGCAGCCTGGGACAGGACACTTTgttaaataattctaaatatctCAGCTGTAAGCAGAATGACAACCCCTCCTCTAAGCCCAGCTCTGTGTTCAGAAATGGATTCTCTGGCATTAAGAAGCCATGGCACAGATGTCACGTTTGTAACCACCACTTTCAGTTCAAACAGCACCTTCGAGACCACATGAATACACACACCAACAAACGGCCATACAGTTGTCGGATTTGTCGCAAGGCCTATGTACGTTCCGGCAGCCTAAGCACACACATGAGACTTCATCACAGTGAAAACCGTCTGAAGAAACTGGTGTGTTGTGAGTTTTGTGCAAAAGTGTTTGGTCACATCCGAGTCTATTTTGGCCATCTGAAAGAAGTGCATAGGGTCGTGATCAGCACTGAGCCCTCCCCCAGTGAACCACAGCAAGGGGCCATGCCTAAGAACAGGGACAGAGATGCTAGTATGCAAGCGATGGAGGGACCCCTGGAGAG GGAAAACAAGTCAAGCTTGGAAGAAGACTTCCTTCTAAACCAGGCAGATGAAGTCAAATTACAAATCAAATGTGGCCGTTGTCAGATCACTGCTCAGTCTTTTGCTGAAATAAAGTTCCATCTGCTTTATGTTCATGGAGAGGAAATTCAGGGCAGGCTGCAAGAGGGAATCTTACCAGGCACCAAAGGAGCTCAGGAAGCTCTGGTTAAACATGCTGCTCCTGACTGGAAACAGCATCCTGAGAGAAGAAGGCAGGTGAAGGCTTGTTCCTCTGAGGAGGAATTCCGTGCATTTCCTAAATTGAAAAGGCCACTCTATCTTCACCACCAAAATGGTGTGGAAATACTCATGGAAAATGAAGGAGGTCAACCAGGAGCAAATGAGCCAAGGGAACAACAACCTCAGGTCCCTGAGTGTCCCAGCCCCCACGCCATTCTCCTCTGGTCCCATTCAGGCTTTAACTGCCTCCTTTGTGCCCAGAcactgggaaggaaggaggagctcTTCCTGCACTGGGAACACAGGCATAACTGTGAGGACCCTTCCAAACTTTGGGCTATTTTAAGTACTTTCTCAAACCAGGGAGTGATTGAACTTTCCAGTAAAA
- the Znf438 gene encoding zinc finger protein 438 isoform X6 produces MSTSPVEKYLTPQMLDSPGKTVCTGESNNPSGTIQSGKSLQNKSQFRTIAPKIVPKVLTSRVLPCHSPSLSDQGNLGPAIKPLGMPAQNYALMQVAGQEGTFSLVALPHVASPQPVQKPRMPENLKLPIPRYQPPRSNKGSRKKPILSPPESGCSKSPAQTQMCPQMSPPAPAQPEFPHKPSPCKQLPSLDKAPASINTAILTSGSGHGDSRSPVINNHGDVTPPATPVFSTPGELSAKQSFPKISERVNFTSKKIPSKPSPIAGEKLKEQVDHAKAITNLSPAILGSTVQLISSVPRGKLPILPYSRKKTEEVCKIESDANTADFSLPGHGSDCDKRFSTTEGFNAATKMVSKMPVPQVSKQSLCESAFCPVTKLDLNHKTKLNGGAAKRRGRKRKIPDEILTFQGKRRKCILNKCRDSKERAKTDPQESRDQKPGVLKKYRNIMPKPVIVVSALAPLASPAAVLPSQTPSSLGQDTLLNNSKYLSCKQNDNPSSKPSSVFRNGFSGIKKPWHRCHVCNHHFQFKQHLRDHMNTHTNKRPYSCRICRKAYVRSGSLSTHMRLHHSENRLKKLVCCEFCAKVFGHIRVYFGHLKEVHRVVISTEPSPSEPQQGAMPKNRDRDASMQAMEGPLERENKSSLEEDFLLNQADEVKLQIKCGRCQITAQSFAEIKFHLLYVHGEEIQGRLQEGILPGTKGAQEALVKHAAPDWKQHPERRRQVKACSSEEEFRAFPKLKRPLYLHHQNGVEILMENEGGQPGANEPREQQPQVPECPSPHAILLWSHSGFNCLLCAQTLGRKEELFLHWEHRHNCEDPSKLWAILSTFSNQGVIELSSKTGK; encoded by the exons ATGTCTACCAGTCCTGTTGAGAAATACCTAACTCCACAAATGCTGGACTCTCCTGGAAAGACAGTCTGCACAG GCGAATCAAACAACCCTTCTGGAACAATACAGAGTGGGAAAAGTTTGCAGAATAAGAGTCAGTTTAGGACCATTGCACCAAAAATTGTGCCCAAAGTCCTAACATCCAGAGTGCTGCCATGTCATTCACCATCACTCTCCGATCAGGGGAATCTGGGGCCCGCCATCAAGCCATTGGGAATGCCTGCCCAGAACTATGCTCTGATGCAGGTTGCTGGCCAGGAGGGAACATTTTCTCTTGTTGCTTTGCCACATGTTGCCTCACCTCAGCCAGTTCAGAAACCTAGAATGCCTGAAAATCTTAAACTGCCTATTCCCCGATATCAACCCCCAAGAAGTAACAAAGGATCAAGAAAGAAACCCATCCTGAGCCCTCCCGAGAGTGGCTGTAGCAAATCTCCTGCCCAAACCCAGATGTGTCCTCAGATGTCTCCTCCTGCACCTGCCCAGCCTGAATTTCCACATAAACCCAGTCCATGTAAGCAGCTTCCATCACTAGACAAAGCCCCAGCCAGCATCAACACAGCTATACTGACAAGTGGCAGTGGCCATGGAGACTCGAGATCTCCAGTGATCAACAACCATGGAGATGTGACCCCTCCTGCCACCCCTGTATTCTCTACACCAGGGGAGCTCTCAGCCAAGCAGAGCTTCCCAAAGATTTCAGAGAGAGTAAACTTTACAAGCAAGAAAATACCCAGTAAACCTTCTCCTATTGCCggtgaaaaactgaaagaacAAGTTGATCATGCAAAAGCCATAACCAATTTATCACCAGCCATTTTGGGCAGTACAGTTCAATTGATCTCTTCAGTCCCCAGGGGAAAGCTGCCAATCTTACCCTACtctagaaagaaaacagaagaggttTGCAAAATTGAATCTGATGCCAATACTGCAGATTTCTCTTTACCTGGGCATGGGTCAGACTGTGATAAGAGATTCTCCACCACTGAAGGCTTTAATGCAGCCACCAAAATGGTCAGTAAGATGCCTGTTCCACAAGTGTCAAAGCAGAGTCTTTGTGAAAGTGCCTTTTGTCCAGTTACCAAACTAGATCTCaaccacaaaacaaaattgaACGGTGGGGCagcaaagagaagaggaagaaaacgAAAGATACCAGATGAAATTTTGACATTtcaaggaaaaaggagaaaatgcattCTTAATAAATGTAGAGATAGTAAAGAAAGGGCAAAAACTGATCCCCAAGAATCCAGAGACCAAAAACCTGGGGTCCTGAAAAAATACCGTAACATTATGCCTAAACCTGTAATTGTTGTGTCTGCTTTGGCTCCCCTAGCTTCTCCTGCAGCTGTGCTACCATCCCAAACACCCAGCAGCCTGGGACAGGACACTTTgttaaataattctaaatatctCAGCTGTAAGCAGAATGACAACCCCTCCTCTAAGCCCAGCTCTGTGTTCAGAAATGGATTCTCTGGCATTAAGAAGCCATGGCACAGATGTCACGTTTGTAACCACCACTTTCAGTTCAAACAGCACCTTCGAGACCACATGAATACACACACCAACAAACGGCCATACAGTTGTCGGATTTGTCGCAAGGCCTATGTACGTTCCGGCAGCCTAAGCACACACATGAGACTTCATCACAGTGAAAACCGTCTGAAGAAACTGGTGTGTTGTGAGTTTTGTGCAAAAGTGTTTGGTCACATCCGAGTCTATTTTGGCCATCTGAAAGAAGTGCATAGGGTCGTGATCAGCACTGAGCCCTCCCCCAGTGAACCACAGCAAGGGGCCATGCCTAAGAACAGGGACAGAGATGCTAGTATGCAAGCGATGGAGGGACCCCTGGAGAG GGAAAACAAGTCAAGCTTGGAAGAAGACTTCCTTCTAAACCAGGCAGATGAAGTCAAATTACAAATCAAATGTGGCCGTTGTCAGATCACTGCTCAGTCTTTTGCTGAAATAAAGTTCCATCTGCTTTATGTTCATGGAGAGGAAATTCAGGGCAGGCTGCAAGAGGGAATCTTACCAGGCACCAAAGGAGCTCAGGAAGCTCTGGTTAAACATGCTGCTCCTGACTGGAAACAGCATCCTGAGAGAAGAAGGCAGGTGAAGGCTTGTTCCTCTGAGGAGGAATTCCGTGCATTTCCTAAATTGAAAAGGCCACTCTATCTTCACCACCAAAATGGTGTGGAAATACTCATGGAAAATGAAGGAGGTCAACCAGGAGCAAATGAGCCAAGGGAACAACAACCTCAGGTCCCTGAGTGTCCCAGCCCCCACGCCATTCTCCTCTGGTCCCATTCAGGCTTTAACTGCCTCCTTTGTGCCCAGAcactgggaaggaaggaggagctcTTCCTGCACTGGGAACACAGGCATAACTGTGAGGACCCTTCCAAACTTTGGGCTATTTTAAGTACTTTCTCAAACCAGGGAGTGATTGAACTTTCCAGTAAAA